Part of the Deltaproteobacteria bacterium genome, CGCCTGAATCGGGCAATTCGCGCGTAGGCGCGGCCGGGGGCCCGTGTTGTTTCCGGCGGTATGCGGAGGAGGAGAAACGGGTGAGTTCGAGCGAAACGGCAGGTAGCTCCGACACCCCGCACCGGCGGAAAGGAGCGGGCGGCGGCGCCGAGTCTCCGCCGCACCGCGGTGGGGAGAGGACGTGAACCTGCAAAAGGGTGTGTGGGCGGTTGTTGCGCTGTTCGTCGCATACGCGGCGGCGTACTGGCACTACGTGATCGCGGCGGCAATGCCGTTTGGCGCGCAGTTCTCCTATTTCGCCGGTTCCGGTTCGGTGATCTGCATGGCGCTGGCGCTAATGCTATCGGCGCGCCCGCGCGCGGTGGAGACATGGTTCGGCGGCCTCGACCGGATGTACAAGCTCCACAAGTACCTGGGCGTTGCCGCCCTGTTGCTGTTCATCGCGCACTTTGCGACGGTTCCGGGCGGCGGGCCGGACGACGATGCTGCGGCCGCCACCGCCGTGTCCGTCCAGGGCGGCGCGGCAACGCCCGCGCCACCGCCTGCACCGGCGGAGCCTGCGGCCCCGGACGAAGAAGGCGGATTGCCCGTCGGGACCGTCGGCCTGGTGGCGATGATCGGCTTCACCTTGCTCATCATCATCACGCTCAACCGCAAGATCCCGTATCACCGTTGGATCACGACCCATCGGTTCATGGGGTTGTTCTTCACCGTCGTCAGCGTCCATGTCTTTCTGGTGCTCTACGAGGGCGAAGAGATCGCTTTCTTCTCCGCTCCCGGCGTGTTTCTCGCCCTCCTGCTGCTGGCCGGATTGGCGGCCTACGCCTACAAGCAGATCCTTTATCCGGCGAGCGGGAAACGCCCTTTCACCGTGACCGCGGTCAACAGGCTCGAGCGCGCGACCGAGGTGGTGCTGCGCTCGAAGGACGGGATGTTTGCCTTCGAGCCGGGACAATTCGCGTTCGTCACCATCGACGCCGCCGGTTTCCGGGAAGCGCATCCCTTCACCATCTCCTCTGGAGCGACAGAAGACGGGCTCCGCTTCACGATGAAGGTGCTTGGCGACTACACCCGCCGCGTGCGTGACGATCTGAGTGCGGGGGCCGATGTCGCCATCGAGGGTCCCTATGGACGCTTCAGCCCTCTGAGGGGTTCGGAGAAACAGGTCTGGGTGGCAGGGGGGATCGGGATCACTCCCTTCCTGTCCGTGTTGCGCACGATGGCGCCGGGGCATGGCAAGACCGTGCGCCTCTACTACTGCGTGAGGACCGCGAGCGAAGCGCTTTTCCTCGGCGAACTAAAGGCGCGGGCGGCTGACCTGGGAGGCGTGACGATCACCCTGTTCACTTCCGACGCCGGGGCGCGGATCGACGCGGACGCCATCCGGGCCGACCTTGGCGAGGCGCTGACGGACTGGAGCTACTATCTTTGCGGTCCGAAACCGATGGTCGCGGCCGTCTCGGACGGTTTCGCGAAACGGGGTGTGTCCGCGCGGCGCATTCACAATGAGGAGTTCGAGTTCCGTTGATGCGGCCGGCGCCGCTGTGCGGCTGGTCCGACCGGGGAGCCCGAGCCCGCCGCACGGAGGCCTCGGAGCCGCGGCGGCCTGCGTCCGGCTGTCCGGTCAAATGGAGGAGCGCCGCGGGACAACCCCCGCGACGGGGCGTTTGGCGCGGGTTTCGACGGGGACCGCAAGCGAAGTCCTGTCGGCGTTCCGGCAACTGACGGAGACAGGAAGAAGCGGTTGACGACCGAGCCGTTCGGCCAGGGTCTCGCTGTCGCGATAGCCCAGCACTGCGGGCACGCCGCGGTCCACGTACTGCTGCAGAGAGGTCTTGTTGCGGCCGATGGCCAGCGATGCGGCGGCGAGGGTGAGGTCTTTCCTTCCGCAATCCTGCGTAGCCCGCCGCATGAGTGGGCAGACGTGTAGGTAAGTGTAGGTTTTACCTATTGCGTGGCCGCATTGGCTATGTTCATACGCATGACAGCGCTCGACCCCTGTTCGGAACTCCCTCTTGACGATCGCCTGCGCCGGGTACCATACAAGAGAATGAAACGAGCCGCGACATGAAACGGTGACCGGTGTGGAGGTCCGGTTTCCACACTTCCGCGGCCTGGGGGTGTCAACGTCACAACGGATTGGACCTTCAACCCTGTCCTGTTCGGCCCACGAACCCGTTGGCCGGCTTTCGGGATCCTTCGGACGGCAGCGCCAAGGTTTGCCTCGGCCGAAACGTTCGCGGGCCACACCACAGAATCACGTCGAACGGCCGATCCGGTGCGAAACTCTATCCCCACCGACGTGGGGAATCATGACGACCCTGCGAGGGTAACACAAGGGTCTATCCCCGCACACGCGGGGAACCGGAGATTAACACCGAACTTTATCGAGTTTGTAAAGCAATCGCCCGCCCGGCGCTACCTGTTGGCGGACGAAGAAGAAGCATCCCATAGCCGTAGGCGCGATGCCGCCCGACTCCCCGCGCCAACAGCGCGGAGAATCGTTCCGGGTCCTTTACGCTCAGCACGCCATGAAAGGTTGCGTCCGGCCCCTCGGTCGGACCTTTCCCGCGCGACACACGGGCGCGCTGGAAACGGACGAGGCGTGTACCCTGACGGTCGAGCTCGGCGAAAGGGGCCAACCGCTCCGCGAGCCAGTCGAGGTAGACGGGTTCTCTCGTGCGGCCGCTGCCGGCCGTGCCCGCGGGATCGTCCGGAAATCGCCGCAGCGCCATGACGAGGAAGGCATCCACCTCGGCTCCCTTCCGGAACGGTCCGCGTCCGAGATTGTCGCTCAGCCTGCGGACGGGCCGCGCGCGGAGGTCAAAGCCGATTCGCTGGCCCGCCTTCCACGACCCAGGCATGGCCTTCCCCACCAGCTGTTCCATGTCCAGGACCCCCAGATGCTCCGGAAGGGCGTACACGCCGCCGGTACGCCGCAAGGTCTCCGCGTCGCTCCGACTGTAGCCGTAGAGGCTCCCCACCGTGCTTCCGGGCGGGACCAGCAAACGGAACGGCCGAAGCCCGCCGGGGCCAAAGGATTCGCTCACCACGTGATGAAGCGCACGGCCCTCGTCGAACCCGACCTCGTGGCCACGGTAGCGCAACCAACCGCGCTCGCCGGCGCAACGCGCCAGCCCGGCCATGTCCACGGGCGCCCTGATCAGGTACAGGGGTTTCACGGACCGGCCCCCGTGACGAAACCCCGGACGACGCGGCGCAACCCGCCGTGCAGCCCCGTGCGCCAGTTGCGCGTGTCGGGAAGCTCGAACACGCCGTCGACCGACGCGTCGGCTTCCGGCCCCTCGCCAACCGGCCACAGCGCACGGTACGGCCCTGGACCCGGGAGCGAGCACAGCGCCGCATGGGCCGTGTCCCCATCCGTCCAGCCGTCCCTCAAGCGGCAGGCGGGCAGACACGGCTTGCGCCCGATGAACAGCGGGCGCGCGGGCCGGTCGAGCGCTTCGGCCAGGACCTCGAGCGTCGGTTCGGGGCCGGCGGGATCGAGCCGCAGCACCACCCGCACTACCGTATCGGTCAGGTAGTCCCGCGCGCGACGGTGCGGCGCATCGTGGCTCGAGCCCCTGCGTCCCTCGGGAACTCCGAAGGTCGTCCAGCCCTGGTCTGTCTTGGAGAGCTTGGCGTTCTGGCCGTCCGTGAGCGCGCCTGCGGCGCCCGACCCCCGTTCATGCCGCGCGCCGAAGACCAGCCGGTCCTGCAGGGCTTGATGCGCCGCCCGGTCCGCCCAGGACAGCCCGATCGCGTTGGCGAGAAGCCCGGTGAGCATCGAGGCGGCCGGAAAGTCCCGCGTCGGCCCGACCTGGTCGATCGCCACGCCGCCGAAGGCCATCAGCGGCGCATCCAGGCGAATCACGAGCCACCGATGGATCACTTGAACGCTCCCGGAAGCGCTTTCGCCCAGGCAGCGAGGTCGGCCAGGGTTCCCTGCTCCGCCCTTGGAAACTCGACCGGGACGAGCGCCATCACGCGCCGTTCCTCACCGGTCCCGTATGCCTCGTCGAGCAGATGCAGGTGACGGGCCATCGCATCCGCCGCGGCCCGGGCGTCCGGCGCACAGGGGTTCCGGTACGCCTCGGACAACGCGCGCGGTTGCCGCTCCCCGCTCTCCAGAAGCATCAGGGAGGCGCGGCCGTAGGGCGCCGTGGACCCGAGCTTCGCCCCCGGCGAGACCTCCGCGACAAGGTAGACCAGGTTGTGCAGGACCGCGCCGGCCATGTCCGCCGCGGCGGTGGTGTCCGCATCTCCGCCCAGGTTCTTGA contains:
- a CDS encoding ferredoxin reductase family protein, coding for MNLQKGVWAVVALFVAYAAAYWHYVIAAAMPFGAQFSYFAGSGSVICMALALMLSARPRAVETWFGGLDRMYKLHKYLGVAALLLFIAHFATVPGGGPDDDAAAATAVSVQGGAATPAPPPAPAEPAAPDEEGGLPVGTVGLVAMIGFTLLIIITLNRKIPYHRWITTHRFMGLFFTVVSVHVFLVLYEGEEIAFFSAPGVFLALLLLAGLAAYAYKQILYPASGKRPFTVTAVNRLERATEVVLRSKDGMFAFEPGQFAFVTIDAAGFREAHPFTISSGATEDGLRFTMKVLGDYTRRVRDDLSAGADVAIEGPYGRFSPLRGSEKQVWVAGGIGITPFLSVLRTMAPGHGKTVRLYYCVRTASEALFLGELKARAADLGGVTITLFTSDAGARIDADAIRADLGEALTDWSYYLCGPKPMVAAVSDGFAKRGVSARRIHNEEFEFR
- a CDS encoding type I-E CRISPR-associated protein Cas6/Cse3/CasE, which encodes MKPLYLIRAPVDMAGLARCAGERGWLRYRGHEVGFDEGRALHHVVSESFGPGGLRPFRLLVPPGSTVGSLYGYSRSDAETLRRTGGVYALPEHLGVLDMEQLVGKAMPGSWKAGQRIGFDLRARPVRRLSDNLGRGPFRKGAEVDAFLVMALRRFPDDPAGTAGSGRTREPVYLDWLAERLAPFAELDRQGTRLVRFQRARVSRGKGPTEGPDATFHGVLSVKDPERFSALLARGVGRHRAYGYGMLLLRPPTGSAGRAIALQTR
- the cas5e gene encoding type I-E CRISPR-associated protein Cas5/CasD: MHRWLVIRLDAPLMAFGGVAIDQVGPTRDFPAASMLTGLLANAIGLSWADRAAHQALQDRLVFGARHERGSGAAGALTDGQNAKLSKTDQGWTTFGVPEGRRGSSHDAPHRRARDYLTDTVVRVVLRLDPAGPEPTLEVLAEALDRPARPLFIGRKPCLPACRLRDGWTDGDTAHAALCSLPGPGPYRALWPVGEGPEADASVDGVFELPDTRNWRTGLHGGLRRVVRGFVTGAGP